tcgaagaaactcctgAACCCCCATCGAGTCTCTTCGATCCCTGAATaccggaacatcatcgccgtggcaaagccgactatcgtcgccacggatcacgGGAGGAATATCTCTTCGGTTAccttccacccactacaattcccggcaagcttcttcatcacccatggaatctcgtcaccgtcgagctcatcttatcgccgatcttgttcgccacaggaattcactttccattcGTTCTTCCTCTACAAccaaagctaccccaaggtttgccctgattcactgaatcttcctaatgccggcaacTTCTTTACCGGAACATCGTGTtccatcggcacaaacccatcagccacatcccctttagtctaattccgtaCTGGTGGTTCCATTAGCCTAGACCGAGTGAAGTGTTCtgtccacctagttcttgtaacaggtctaacttagataaccccatcggctataCATCACTCATTTATTATGCTGACGTAACCAagctgatacaaccacacttagttacctataataacacttaagcacatctcagttaagacataactgctttaggaatcacccctctactaaagtaatcgatgctttcatcaatcaattaggaaaccgatgcacctttccatcggctaaacctctgttgtttccaatcggctctgttgtaatcttcaacgagtagccgattctaattagttatccacctaaagctctatctaagtttagtttcagatctttttggttgttatgtgaatagtgtgttatatgagtactggattgcaactgtattgtgaagtaaggtagttttatgtacacactttgaacgaaatgttgcattgcatgtagatacgactacttccacaaccggtacctacaagttttccaggagtctgcagaggatattcctgaagaccaagcaaatgtcaccaagggaatatcggaagccctaaaccaaagttcgggagataataatactaacatctctgacttcagccccgccagtaaaggcaagccccggtgcataacccagtatttcaaattactacattacgcaatcttatacattatatatcttgcattacgtctaagagttgcaatgacaccctagttgcatgatatcttaggaatccaatgtattgtacccgagtccttatcgcttaaatgctctgctaaataggaccggtaaaagtcgggtgatttcctgtcactcgtgcgatataggaattgcatgtttacaattctgcaatcactataaggatgatggacagggtcatgtgttgtatcatgacctgaaggtttaccctgtctgttttgttaaaagtggttaaggccgaaccatgtggtagtggtggctaagcgtttgaaagtactagccacataccgtgaaatatggtaagcggtaagcctagtacccgaatggtccggcaaatggacgcgtttccaccactcaacttttattttatgtttacacgcaccaaagTGTGCGAGTACAttctgcgtggcagacaggaatacgggttttgtagtcgcgctacagacgtatgtcctgcacaattggtgtgcgtacagtcctgcagtcgcttgtggtggccccgatccataacccggaatatgagggaaacagttgcttcggaacgctctgttggtattccaagcgtgtgtgttaggtttaccttgcaaggttgaatctcgattcaggaatcgtccgcctctcacgatgaatgagactgcttatcccttctgccacatcaagtaaaaagtgtaattattgatggaacaattttgatggatgataattgctatcttgcttgtttaatgtaggtgcttacctagaatggctaatcaagctagaatctgaaagctaaaacttgaaagtaggttatattcttagttgcttttcagctgaaactaaacccagaacctttataatgccttcataagtctagttacaggctaaagtatacccaatcccgggtaagccttgctgagtattagtatactcagtcttgctagtgacttgtttttcaggtaaagtctctgaagcccctactcttcccctgtcttggccctgtgctcttctggaaggttggtccgtggagtgagacccgtccccggccaacattgaagATACCGTGtggtgtcgtgcccgggcttagcatgacatccgtcttgatgacgtattgtaaatcatcgcgtatgttttccgctgccaaaagtcaaaacttcaacagtttgtactgttttctctaagtttgaaatttcgtactacttttggaaactcttgtaatgtaattccctgtgatgtaaaatatgatggtgactgtatctctggactcaccttcgtgtgaggtaaccttatttgatcctgtatcgatggtttatcgggacgctacccgacaggccaagggattataccgtttgaagcatgttggagccctctggattggactcacgtacttgagccggtataattcagattggttctgccacaagattacggccggctcgagacGCGTAGAGTTCCAAAATAACCTAACAGCTAAAGAATATGTTGCTGTGATGAACGACAACATTGAGGACCTTACAGAGCTCAGagtttggtcacttgagaagatcaaagaaaataagtccaaggtagcccgcgcgtacaacaagaaagtcaaaccaaaagaattccaagtcggagatctggtttgtgaagcggtgttaccattggggactaaggatgcagcgtatggcaaatggtctccaaattggcatgggccttatagagttgaccaagtcctacctgggaacacatatatgcttgaggagttagatggcgtcaagtttccggtggctgtcaatggtcaacataatcaagaaataattcccaagtatgtgggatgatgggcaataaagctgatgctacgcatcaggctatgaGCCGATACGTTTAGTTGGCCCGTACAGGTAAAAGCCGATGTAACGCATCAGGCTGCACACAAGAAAAGGGGCCGATACGTTCAGTCGgcctgtaaaaaaatattttgtacccaacacactgagttggtcaaatagccgatgtataaccatcgactttagaagtgtaaTTGGAGTACATGTGAGTTCTGGGCAACAACGGGTTATAGGAGACGATTATAAAGCGTTCTATTGGAGAAATTCATCAATGGCCACAATAGCTTCAAGACGGAGGCGATCGGCTTCTGCGatcactgcttcatcatccttgtcctcaCTTGACACTATCTGCCGACTCAAAACACTCAACTCTATGAGCTTTGTCTTCAACTGGGTAATCAGGTTCTCTGCTTCTTATGCACAGCGGGCTATGAGGTCCTTCTCATCCTGGATGCCCTGCTCAGTTGCCTAGACttttgccttgaggtcttcaaactccttctccagaagttgaagcctttgagaatGTGCAGAAGTGTTAGTTTTGGCGTCCAGAgccgccttcttcttgttgagctgttggcacctctcggcaatatcgGCTTTTAAGGGGGCTAGTGAGCGACGGGCTTCAATCCTctaccgagccttttctacctTTGCCCAAAAGAAAGGAAGATGTCCGGTTGGCCAGGACTTGATCTGAAGGACTTCCGGGAGTTAgggcttgatctcctcaagaatttgcTTCACTTTGTTGGAATCTTGGACCAAAGCATCAATTGGAGCTGAAAGCAGGCCCTTTATGCGATAAAGCTGGCTAGCGACAACAGTCAGCTGTGGTTGACGATCATCCACTTTGAGTATGGCTAAGAAGACGGATGCAGGGTCAAATGAGAGCAACTCCGAGAGGTTTAGACCCTGAAAAGAAGGCAAGAAATTAGTATGGCACAGGGGAAGAAAGATGCAAACGGCTCAGAGATATAATGCACCTTTCCTTGGGAAGGATTGATAGCCAATGATGTGACAATCGGCTCATGcagatcctgaaggttgaccaaAGTGTCAACTGTCGTTGCAAGATTCTCTGGAGTTTCTAGGATCGGATCCTGGAGTTGACCAAGGTGTCGACTGTCATCGCAGGATTCACTGGAGCCTCTAGTATCGGGTTTTCTTGGCGCGCCTGCTCTTCCCCGCTGGAAATGTCCATGATATCGGCCTGCAAACAAGGAAGGAGCAATTAAGCCAAAGTATATCTGTACAGAAGACCAATTCTAAAGGTATAACTCGAACCTGGTTGATGTTGGAAGCTCCTTGATCTTAAGGTAGTCTGGCCTCCTTCCGGACTTTCCTGGTAATCCTCTTCATCACCTTGATCTGAGCTCGAGGAGCAGCAACATCGGGGGCTCGTTTTCGCTTGGAAGCCGATTTTGAGGAatcaggctggatccgcattaTGACCTTCAATAAGGGAGGCGCGTTCTTGCCAAAAAGGACTACAGGAGCAGTCGGTGAGAACTTGAAAGAGGAGCCATCATCGCtcttgggctccggaccatcctctTGCTGTAGAGGAAATAAACGGAATTAGAAAAGAAGTCAACCAGAATCATGAAGAAGTAATAAACTGATGGCGATACCTCTCCCTCAGGAGCTTCATACTCGGTGTTAATCTGCTGCaacattggccccaaggcttttCGAAAGacgtgagtcttccacattAACCACCAATTCCCGAAGCCAATGGCCGAAAAAGTGAATGATAAGTCGACAGGGATTGGGATGCGAAGATCAGTGAACAGGTTATAGCATCTTTGGTTGGTGAGAATATCGGGCAGATCAGCTCTACTTATTGTCAGAtggtgaaggaagaagtggggaggaacttgcccaagaccaaattgccgggctgctacgaccggctggtaagaTTCATAGcctggcttgatgattctgttggaggtgctcatgccaatagGAAGGGAGCAAGGACGGATCATGATGGAGTACAAGTGCCGAGTGCtttcatcatcggcaaagtTATCCAATCTAAAGGCGCTTGGATTttcaaagatttcagaatctGTGTAAGGAAAGTAGATTGGATCGTTCAAACCTTGATAGAATACTCTAAACCAATTTGAGGCATCTTTGGGGTTTAACTTGctaccaggaagactgtacaaagctTGGCTGAAGCTGGTACATCTGATGCGTCTCCCACTCTGATGTGGGAAGGAATTATCAGCCAGAacagggaagtttggtatgtggttctGAAAATACAAGAGAGCCCataactgaatgaaccaccagggaccaccagttctaagtttcttttgggagagcaagcttgaagacatcaggtgaagatatctataaaATTCCCCAAGAAACAGTTTGCCAAGGCCAATAGTATTACCtctggccagttcatatgctaaagaaaggtagtttttggttggagcaagggaaggaccgcaaaatatgaagtgttccaactagaggttcagaaaggccgtatgttCTTTCTCAGTTACAGGGCCTTTGGCTTTGATGTACTGGTTCAGGTAGGCACCCCAATTTGTGCATTCTATTTTGGAGGACAACTTAAAGGGGACCTCAGGCAttctgtaagcagaggggctGGGTGATACAATGTCCAAACCAGTAATCATCACCACATCcatgagggttggagtcatcggcccatggTCAAATGAAAAACAGTTTAgggcatcagaccaaaaatagctggtggttttcagaaggttttcattctTCTTGAGGGGGGACaatgacagagacagagcatcagatattcctatggtttcccatgtgggctgataggcttttgctactctgttgtaccaagatACCCAGACCTCGGGAGGATTTAGCCAGGCACGTAGGCTGTCGGCCTAGGAATCTAAGTCTATATCTTGGCTTACGAATGGGATTCGattggcctcacaagaaatcaaatctactGGACTctcataagaacgaggcccaagacaaAAGGAATTAGGGATcgaaggatgcggcaaaaggatgtctgaaacctgaagaatcaatAAGAGCCAAATAACAGTAAAGGATCATTTAATGTTTCAGGTGTTTGAGTAATTACTCCATTAAATCAGCAAAGGTcaaagttttaccttcagaccaaggacgctCGCATCGGCATTTGAGGGTTCCGCCATTTGAAGTTCCAACAGCGATTGAAGGCTCAAaattggatctagggtttgcttcGTGGGTTTCGAGTTCGCGCTTTGAGGCTTTGATCTGGGGTTTTGCGATTGAGTTTATGAGCCGGGGTTTTTGGAGTGCAACTTGGATTTGGGGAACTTGTGTAGATCTGTTTTGGGAAAGTTCTAGATTTAAGCAGAAAATGGAATTAATTTGAGAATCGACTCAGACTCAAATTGGCACTTTGAGGGaaggaccgatgcgttgccatcggctcctggTGAATCGGCTTTTCGATATTTTTGGCTAAAGATTTCATTCGTAGGGAAGGAAATTACAAAAGTGGAGCCGATTACTCCTAAAGCTGATCTACCAGCTCAATACATGGTAGTTACTACTGATTCTACAGACTAGCACCAGTAGGTGCCTAAGACCTTGTGGCGCTTAATCGGAGGGGCTACACCAATGTGGCCACCATTGTCACTGCCGTCGTCATCGCTGTTGTCGTCGTCACCACCGTAATCGCTATAGCTGCTGCCGCCATTGgtctcttcatcatcatcaacttTGTCATCCTTAGATGACCCACTGCAAAAGAAGACTCCTGTTGCTAAGTCTTCCTCAGTTGATgcgtcatcggcttcttcttctgaGGAGGAGAAGTTCCCTTCCCAGGACACATCGTCATCGTCGTCTTCATTTTCCAGGTCCCCGTCAAGGAGGAACTGGAGGTCTTCTCCGTCGGTCaaggattcatcatcctctgaccaggcTTGGAAATCCCACTCATCTGCATCCCAGTGCAGAGGAGCGCAGTCCTCATAGGCAGCTGTGGGGTCAAACTCCGGGGTCATCTCTCGAGTTGTCTTGGAGCCAATGGAGATgatggaggaagcagaggatgaGGAAGCCATCACGGGAGAAGGAGGGGTGGACTGCTGCAGTTGCTATcagctcaaggaagaagatgaatGAATAGGTTGCCAGGTGGAGTTTATAAAGGCAGGAATGGGATACGGATCGGCACCGTGACGATTTCCAAGAAgttagatgcagagtagtcacatcccATGGAAGTGGAAGTGGCACGCATGTAtggattttggaagtcgaagaggcgcggcgatgaaaaggaaaaaaatggtTTCAAATTTATTATTGCTGAAAcaaggggggcatgtgttatcgccataatttggttgggccagaaggtgggccgcgagcaagatgggctcaaaggataattgtaatgggcttgcgaatcggctcttgcacgggcggtttaaggccagattggccatgtatctagtttaagttagtttagatatagatagtcagGATTCATGTCATAGTCGatcaggattggttaggagaggcaagtctccagactataaatatgtaccctaggcTAAAACAACAACAACATCCATTCACAAACAAGATCTCGGCGCATCACCACCCCTATTTCAAGGATTCTTCcaggtaatggccatgttgccccgatcacgcttgaGTGATTGGGgtagcattgttcttgcctattatctttgtgtttctagtgctgaagcgttgttgatggcgagtaacactagttatcttaccgttta
The sequence above is drawn from the Panicum hallii strain FIL2 chromosome 7, PHallii_v3.1, whole genome shotgun sequence genome and encodes:
- the LOC112900506 gene encoding general transcription factor IIF subunit 1-like; this translates as MASSSSASSIISIGSKTTREMTPEFDPTAAYEDCAPLHWDADEWDFQAWSEDDESLTDGEDLQFLLDGDLENEDDDDDVSWEGNFSSSEEEADDASTEEDLATGVFFCSGSSKDDKVDDDEETNGGSSYSDYGGDDDNSDDDGSDNGGHIGVAPPIKRHKQEDGPEPKSDDGSSFKFSPTAPVVLFGKNAPPLLKVIMRIQPDSSKSASKRKRAPDVAAPRAQIKADIMDISSGEEQARQENPILEAPVNPAMTVDTLGLNLSELLSFDPASVFLAILKVDDRQPQLTVVASQLYRIKGLLSAPIDALVQDSNKVKQILEEIKP